In Rhodoferax sediminis, the sequence TGACCTTCTGCCGAACCGACCAGAGGCCATTGCAGTTGGGCCCGATAACAGCCACGCCATGCGTCCTGGCCGCCTCGGCCAGCTGACGCGCATTCTCCTGGCCGCCTTCGACCTCCTCGAAGCCGGCACTGAACACCACCGCGTTGCGGATGCCCTTCTGGCCACACTCGGCGATCACGCCGGCCACGGTATGCGCGGGTGTGATCACCAGTGCGACGTCAGGCACTTCGGGCAATTCGCCAACGGTCTTGTAGGCTTTCAATCCCTCGATCTCGGCGTGGCTGGCCGTTACAGGGTAGACGGCCCCTTGGAACCCGTGCTTGAGGAGGTTCTTCACCAAGGCGTTGCGGGGCGTGCCGGCCTGGGGCGAAGCGCCGACGATGGCCACGCTCCTGGGCTGCAGGAATCTGGCGAAAGTATTCTGGTCAATCATGTCTATTTATGTATGTATCTATCCACCCGCAGGCAGCTTGTCCTCATTGGCCCTTGAATCGGGGCATGCGCTTTTCCTTGAAGGCGGCCAGCGCTTCCTGGTGGTCTTCGCTGGTGCGGACGATGGGCATGCTGGAGGCCACGATGTCCAGCGCCGTGCCCAGGTCTTTGTCCAGGCCCAGGCGCACCACGCGCTTGATGGTCTGCACCGCCAGCGGCGCGCCGTCGGCCACCTTGCGCGCGAAAGCGTAGGTGCCTTCCATCAGGTCGGCGTCCGGGAAGACCTTGTTGACCAGGCCGATGCGCTCGGCCTCGCGGGCTTCCACCCAGTCGCAGCTCCAGAACAGCTCCAGCGCCTTGGCCGTGCCGACGATGCGCGGCAACAGGTAGGCGCCGCCGGCCCCGGGAATCAGGCCCATCTTGGCGTAGGTCTCGGCGAAGCGCGCACTCTCGGCGGCGAAGCGGATGTCGCAGGCCAGCGCGATGTCCAGGCCGCCGCCGGTGGCAAAGCCGTTCAGGGCCGCGATTACCGGCTTGTCGATCTCCGCCAGCTTGCGCGGCAGCCGCTGGATACCCTCGACCAGGCGCTTGCGGATGCCGGCCGCGGTCTGCTTCGCGCTGGCGCTGAAGCCTTCCACGTCGCCGCCTGTGGTAAAGGCGCGACCGGTGCCCGTCATCACGATGACGCGCACCTCGGGGTTGGTGCGGGCGTCCTCGAGCACCGCCAGCCAGGTCTCTAGCATCTCGTCGGTGAAGGCATTGAGCTTCTCCGGCCGGTTGAGCGTGATTGTGGCGATGCCCTGGTCGATCTCGAATTTAAGGTGTTCGGACATGGCGTCCTCCTCAGGCCTTGCTCTTGAGCTCGCCGGCCACATCATCCTTGCGGATATCACGCAGGCCGGTCTTGCCATGGTGGCGGTCTGCCATCTTGTAGCCCAGCGCGTCCTCGGCAATCATGATCTTTTGCACATTGGCGGAGCCCTCGCCGGTGAAGAACATGTCTGCATAGGCCCGGTAGTACGAAACGGGGTACTCCTCTGCCAACCCGTAGCCACCGAAGATCTGCATGGCCTTGTCGGCACAGAACTTGGCCGTCTGCGAGGCATGGAACTTCGCGATGGCCGCGATGCGGTTGGACGGCAGGCTCGCATCCATCATCAGCGCCGCCTTGTAGACCAGCCCGCGGCTGGCTTCGATGGCGCAGGCCATCTCCGCGATGTCGGACTGGATCATCTGGAAGCGGCCGATCGGCTGGCCGCGCAGCTCTCGCTCGTTGGCGTAGCGCACGGCCTCCTCAAAGCAGCGGCGCGCCACGCCCAGCGCCTTGGCAGCCACACCGACGCGGCCGGGCTGCAGAGTGCGCATGATGATCTTGAAGCCTTCGCCCTCCTCGCCCAAGCGGTCTTCCACCGGCACGACAAAGTCGTCGAGGAACACGACGTTGGTGCGCATGGACTTGGAAAGCCCCAGGCAGTCGATCGGCGTGGCCTTCCAGCCCGGGTGCTTCTTGGGCTGCACGATGAACGCGGTTACCCCCTTGGCGCCAGCGTTGCGATCGGTCTTGGCCAACAACACACCGACGTCGGCCTCGTTCGCCATCGAGGCCCACATCTTCTGCCCGGTGATGCGGTAGACGTCGCCATCGCGCTGCGCGAAAGTCTTCATGTTGCCCTCGGCATCGGAACCGCCGCCCGACTCGGTGAGCGACATCATGCCGATGGTCTTGCCGGCGACCAGGTTGGGAACGTACTTCGTGATCTGCTCCGGGGTGCCACCGAAGTAGATCGCACTCGGGCAAGTGGAGCCCTGCTGGTTGTTGCACGAGGAGAAGCGCACGTCGTTTCGCACCATCTCTTCCTGGATTACGACAGCGGCCAGGTAACCCATGTTGCTGCCACCCACCGACTCGGGGAACACCGCACCGTAGAGTCCGGCTTCCCCGGCCTTACGTACCAGATCACGGGGGAACTCACGGCGCTTCTCATAACCGTCCATGACCGGCTTGACTTCCGCCTCCATGAAGCGGTTCACCATGTCGCGCACCGCCTCGATCTCTGGAGACAGCTCGGGAAACATCGACACATCCATCAAATCTCTCCTATTGGGGTTCTAAATTCACGGCGCCGCGGCCGGTCAGGCGGCTCGCTTCGGCGAGGCGCCGCTCGCGTCCTTGTTGCTCGACGAGCGCGCCGCGGCACCGGCGAAATCAGGCTGGCGGCTGTCGATCGCAGCCGACAGGCCTTCTCGGAATTCGGGATTGGACATGGCCATCACGGCGCCAAAGCCCTCGTAGGCAAACATGTCCGTCAGCGTGGTCTCGAAGCTGCGCGCCATCAGGGTCTTGGCCAGTCCCATGACCTCGGCCGGGCCCGCCGCCAGGCGGGTGGCCTCGGCCAATCCTGCGGCCTCGACCTGGTCGTCGGGCACGACCTTGGCCACCAGGCCGAGTTCGAGTGCCTCCTGCGCCAGCATCGTCGCACCGCTGAACAGGAAGTTCTTGGCGCGCGCCATGCCGATGAGCCGGGGCAGGTGGTACATCATCCCGACATCCGGCACCGTGCCCAGGCGAAAGAAGCCGGACACGAATTTCGCGCCCTCGCCCGCGACCACCACATCGCCCGTGAGCGCCAGCCCCATCCCGCCGCCCACGGCATGGCCGCGCACACCCACGACCACGGGCTTGTCCAGCGTGATCAGCGGCACGAGCCAGCGGCTGAGGTTGCGGAAGCGCCGATGGACGGGCCATGGATCGCACTGCGTCTGCAGCATCTTGAAGTCTCCGCCGGAGCAGAACGTCGGCCCCTCGCCGGTAAGGAAGACCGCACGCACCGACGGGTCGCGCTCGGCGAGCTCCACCGCCTCGCCCAACTGCTGGCGCAGCTCGGTCGTCAGCGAGTTGCGGTTTTCTGGGCTGCAAAGCCGAATCACCAGCACCGAATCTTCCCTCACCGTTTTCACCACCTGATTGCTCATCTTGGAATCCTTTGCGTTGCGCTCCCCCGGAACGATACGCCTCTTACATGCAAGGCACGTGCCATGCGGAATGGGCCACTCCAGAGGCCAAAAACACCCGAATGTTGGCGCCCCGACTTGAATTTCTGTTCTCTGCGAAAACACAGCCGTGTCCACAAAAGACACTCCCGCACCCTCCCGGGGCAGCCCTGCGGCACTTGGGGCCCGGGCGGCCGCAAGCTGGCACGCGGCTTGCGGTGATGCGGACAGCTGAATAGAAACTTACGGAGAAGGATAAAGCTTGATGTTCACCAATGACACGCTCAAGGGCCGCACGGCCCTGGTCACCGGGGGCGGCTCCGGCATCGGCCTGGAGATCGCCACCGCCTATGCACGCCTGGGCGCCAGCGTAATGATTGTCGGCCGCAATGAGGAGCGCCTGCAGGCCGCAGCGGAAGGCCTCGCGCGCGAAGGCGGCCCGGTCCAGACCCGCAAGTGCGATGTGCGCAACTACGACGAAGTAAAGCAGGCCGTGGAAGCCACCGTCGGGCGCTTCGGCTCCCTCGACATCCTGGTAAATAGCGCCGCGGGCAACTTCGTCTGCCCGACCTCCGAGCTGTCGCCCAACGGCTGGCGGACGGTCATCGACATCGACCTCAACGGGACCTTCTATGGTTGCCATGCCGCCTACCCCCACCTCAAGGCCTCCACCCACGGCGGCTCGATCATCAGCATTATCACGATGCTGGGGGTGACCGGCTGGCCGGGCGCTGCCCACGCGGCGTCGGCCAAGGGCGGCATCCTCTCGTTATCGCGCACGCTCGCGGTGGAATGGGGAGGCGACGGCATCCGCGTGAACACCATCTCTCCCGGCCCGATCGGTGACACCGAAGGCGTGCGCCGCATGTACATCGAGGCAGGCAAGGGCGACCTGGAGGCGCAGAAGACTGCCCTCGGCCGCTTCGGCCGCAAGGAGGACATCGCAAATGCCGCAGTCTACCTTGCCTCGGACCTCGGCAACTACGTCACCGGCGAGAACCTGATTGTCGACGGCGGCCGCTGGCTCAAGTACGTCGCCAACTAAAGCAAAGACACTGGTCAGCGCCAGAACCCCGACCAGTGTCCTTGAAAGAGACGTTCACCCGTCTTCCGGACGTACATGCGTCTGGGCGACCGGACGCTCGACCGGGCGGGCGCCCCCGGCGATTGGCATATGTCTTGCCTCGCACAAGAGAACTGAAGAGAGGAACAAACCATGGCAAACGTGAATTCACGAGCGACCGACACCTCGGTCGCTTCAACCTACCCGCGCATCGGCCTGTTCATCGACGGGGAGTGGATCTACGAAAGGCCCTCCTGCTACGCGGTGTGCAACCCCAGCGACGAGGCTGTCCTAGGCCCCGTGCCCAGCGCCAGCCAGGAAGATCTGGAGCGGGCGCTGCGCGCCGCAGCCAAGGGCTTCAAGGTCTGGCGCGACACGCCTCCCACCGAGCGCGCGAAGGTGCTGCACAACGCCATCGCGCTGCTGCGCGAACGCGTCGATGACATCGGACGCATCATCACGCTGGAGCAGGGCAAGCCCTACACCGACGGCCGCACGGAGGTCGACCGCGCTTGCACCTTCCTCGAATGGGACGCGGCTCAGTCGCTACGCACTTATGGCAGCGTGCTCCCCTCGGAGCCGCACATGCAGCGCATGGTGCTGCGCCAGCCGATAGGTCCCGTGGCCGCATTTACGCCCTGGAACGTGCCGATCAGCTCGCCCTCGCGCAAGGTCAGCGCCGCCCTGGCGGCGGGCTGTTCCGTGATCCTGAAGGCTGCCGAAGAGACTCCCGGCGCCGCCTGCGCGTTCGTACAGTGCTTGGTCGACGCGGGGCTGCCACCCGGGGTGCTGAACCTCGTCTTTGGCGAGCCGGCCAGGATCTCTTCGACGCTGATCGCGTCTCCGGTGATCCGCATGGTCACCCTCACCGGCTCGGTTCACGTTGGCAAGCAGTTGTCGCAGCTGGCCGGCGCTGCAATGAAGCCGGTACTCATGGAACTCGGTGGGCATGCGCCCGTGCTCATTGGCGAGGGCGTTGACGCCGCCAAGATCGCCCAGCAGGCGGCTACCTCCAAAATGCGCATGGCGGGCCAGATCTGCGCTTCGCCCAGCCGCTTCATTGTCCACCGCAGCGTGTATGAGGATTTCGTCTCGGCCTTCGCGAAGATCGCCCGGGAACTGCGCGTCGGCGACGGCTTCGAGCCCGGTGTGCAGATGGGACCAGTGGCCAATGCGCGGCGGCTCGCCGCCGTCGATGCCTTGGTGCAGGACGCCAGGACCCGCGGCGCGCGCGTGGTCGCCGGCGGCCATCGCATCGGCGACCGCGGCTACTTCTATGCCCCGACCATCCTGGCGGACCTGCCCGTCGATGCCGATGCGATGACCACCGAGCCGTTCGGCCCGCTGGCCATGTGCGTGCCTGTGGACAGCCTGGACGAGGCGCTGGCGCTGGCCAACAGCCTGTCGGTGGGACTGTCGGCCTACGCGTTCACGAACTCGCTGCACGACGCCGAACGGATCAGCCGTGAGCTCGAATGCGGGGTCCTGTCCATCAATCACCTAGGCAGTCCAGGTGCCGACGCGCCATTTGGTGGAGTGAAGGACAGCGGTATCGGTCGCGAAGGCGGCGCAGAGAGCCTCGACGCGTACCTGGTCAGCAAGACCGTGCTGCAAAAGACGGCAAGGGTCTGAGTGGCGGGCCGGAAACGGTGCGGCGCGAACCGGCTCGCATGGACTCGCAGCAAACACATGTTCGCGGGATTCACACGGAAGTGTTCTCGGCGCGGACAACTTGCTCGCTGCTGGGCGCGCAATCCCACCCGGTGAATCCATGGCACATGTCTTGCTGTCGGAATGCATCCGATCACAGGAAATCAGGAGAAATCATTTGAGCGCACTGCCGAGGGAAAGGACTGTCGGATTCGTTGGCCTTGGCCAGATGGGCGGCCCCATGGCCGAGGACATCCTCAAGGGCGGCCATTCGCTGGTGGCCTACAACATCGACAAGCGCAAGGTCGACCACGCCGTCAGCCTGGGGGCACAGGCCGCCTCCGATGCGGCTGACGTCGCGCGCCGCGCGCGCTTTGTGGTGTCGATGGTCGACACCACCGCCCAGGCCGAGGAAGTGATCGTCGGCCCCGGCGGCTTCATCCAGACCGCCCAGGCCGGTGACGTAATCATCAGCATGGGCACCATCGATCCGATGGCCCTGCAGCGCATGCAGGAGCAGCTCGCAGCGAAGGGCGTCGACATCATCGACGCACCGGTGAGCGGCATGGAAAAGGGAGCGCGGCAAGACACCCTGAAGGCGTTCGTTGGCGTCAAGACGGAGGCGCTCGAGGCGGCCGGCCCGTCCTTCAGTCTATGACGTCGAAAATCATCCACTTCGGCCCCATCGGACAGGCGCGGCGTGGTAGGAGAGATCGCAAGCCGCCTTTCGAACAGTACGGGCAAGGACGTGCAACCAGACAACATCAGGAGTTCAAATGAGCAGCAACCTTAGAGAGAAAACAGTCGGATTCGTCGGCCTCGGGATGATGGGCGACCCCATGGCCGAGAACATTTTGAAGAAGGGCCTAGCGCTGGTGGTCTACGACATCGACAAGCGCAAGGTCGAACACTTCGTCGGCCTTGGCGCACAAGCCGGAACGGGCCCGGCCGACGTCGCTCGCGGGGCGTGCACGGTCATATCCATGGTCGACACGACCGCCCAGGCCGAGGAGGTCATCGTCGGGTCCGGCGGATTCATCGACACTGCACAGCCTGGCGACGTAATCATCAGCATGGGCACCATCGATCCGATGGCGCTAAGGAGGATGCAACAGAAGCTCGCCAGCAAGGGCATCGATTTGCTCGACGCGCCGGTCAGCGGCATGGACAAGGGTGCAAAGGCCGGAACGCTCAAGGCGTTCGTGGGCGGTGACGCCGCCGCCC encodes:
- a CDS encoding enoyl-CoA hydratase/isomerase family protein — encoded protein: MSEHLKFEIDQGIATITLNRPEKLNAFTDEMLETWLAVLEDARTNPEVRVIVMTGTGRAFTTGGDVEGFSASAKQTAAGIRKRLVEGIQRLPRKLAEIDKPVIAALNGFATGGGLDIALACDIRFAAESARFAETYAKMGLIPGAGGAYLLPRIVGTAKALELFWSCDWVEAREAERIGLVNKVFPDADLMEGTYAFARKVADGAPLAVQTIKRVVRLGLDKDLGTALDIVASSMPIVRTSEDHQEALAAFKEKRMPRFKGQ
- a CDS encoding acyl-CoA dehydrogenase family protein; the protein is MDVSMFPELSPEIEAVRDMVNRFMEAEVKPVMDGYEKRREFPRDLVRKAGEAGLYGAVFPESVGGSNMGYLAAVVIQEEMVRNDVRFSSCNNQQGSTCPSAIYFGGTPEQITKYVPNLVAGKTIGMMSLTESGGGSDAEGNMKTFAQRDGDVYRITGQKMWASMANEADVGVLLAKTDRNAGAKGVTAFIVQPKKHPGWKATPIDCLGLSKSMRTNVVFLDDFVVPVEDRLGEEGEGFKIIMRTLQPGRVGVAAKALGVARRCFEEAVRYANERELRGQPIGRFQMIQSDIAEMACAIEASRGLVYKAALMMDASLPSNRIAAIAKFHASQTAKFCADKAMQIFGGYGLAEEYPVSYYRAYADMFFTGEGSANVQKIMIAEDALGYKMADRHHGKTGLRDIRKDDVAGELKSKA
- a CDS encoding enoyl-CoA hydratase/isomerase family protein, which encodes MSNQVVKTVREDSVLVIRLCSPENRNSLTTELRQQLGEAVELAERDPSVRAVFLTGEGPTFCSGGDFKMLQTQCDPWPVHRRFRNLSRWLVPLITLDKPVVVGVRGHAVGGGMGLALTGDVVVAGEGAKFVSGFFRLGTVPDVGMMYHLPRLIGMARAKNFLFSGATMLAQEALELGLVAKVVPDDQVEAAGLAEATRLAAGPAEVMGLAKTLMARSFETTLTDMFAYEGFGAVMAMSNPEFREGLSAAIDSRQPDFAGAAARSSSNKDASGASPKRAA
- a CDS encoding SDR family oxidoreductase encodes the protein MFTNDTLKGRTALVTGGGSGIGLEIATAYARLGASVMIVGRNEERLQAAAEGLAREGGPVQTRKCDVRNYDEVKQAVEATVGRFGSLDILVNSAAGNFVCPTSELSPNGWRTVIDIDLNGTFYGCHAAYPHLKASTHGGSIISIITMLGVTGWPGAAHAASAKGGILSLSRTLAVEWGGDGIRVNTISPGPIGDTEGVRRMYIEAGKGDLEAQKTALGRFGRKEDIANAAVYLASDLGNYVTGENLIVDGGRWLKYVAN
- a CDS encoding NAD-dependent succinate-semialdehyde dehydrogenase; amino-acid sequence: MANVNSRATDTSVASTYPRIGLFIDGEWIYERPSCYAVCNPSDEAVLGPVPSASQEDLERALRAAAKGFKVWRDTPPTERAKVLHNAIALLRERVDDIGRIITLEQGKPYTDGRTEVDRACTFLEWDAAQSLRTYGSVLPSEPHMQRMVLRQPIGPVAAFTPWNVPISSPSRKVSAALAAGCSVILKAAEETPGAACAFVQCLVDAGLPPGVLNLVFGEPARISSTLIASPVIRMVTLTGSVHVGKQLSQLAGAAMKPVLMELGGHAPVLIGEGVDAAKIAQQAATSKMRMAGQICASPSRFIVHRSVYEDFVSAFAKIARELRVGDGFEPGVQMGPVANARRLAAVDALVQDARTRGARVVAGGHRIGDRGYFYAPTILADLPVDADAMTTEPFGPLAMCVPVDSLDEALALANSLSVGLSAYAFTNSLHDAERISRELECGVLSINHLGSPGADAPFGGVKDSGIGREGGAESLDAYLVSKTVLQKTARV
- a CDS encoding NAD(P)-dependent oxidoreductase, whose amino-acid sequence is MAHVLLSECIRSQEIRRNHLSALPRERTVGFVGLGQMGGPMAEDILKGGHSLVAYNIDKRKVDHAVSLGAQAASDAADVARRARFVVSMVDTTAQAEEVIVGPGGFIQTAQAGDVIISMGTIDPMALQRMQEQLAAKGVDIIDAPVSGMEKGARQDTLKAFVGVKTEALEAAGPSFSL